Part of the Fusarium musae strain F31 chromosome 3, whole genome shotgun sequence genome, GACTTGGAAACGTGTGATGTTGTGGATGGCAAAATCACAGATTCCGAGGCTGCCTTCAGGGATGGAGGTCGAAGCTCCATGACCCAATGTTCAACGAACAGGGTTTATTTCCGTCACTTAATTGGCATGTGCAAGGCCAATGCTTAGCTCCTCACACCGCCTGCCGAGTATGGATCGTTCTGCCCTCCGCAAAGCTTCATTCGCATCAACTTCACAAATTATCACCAGAAATTGACAAGCACCAACTGAatagcatcaacaaccatcatgacaacagAGCTCACAAGCAAACAGAGAGCGCGCGAGAATGATCGCGCCAAGAGGACGAAAGATGGGGTCACTCAACTACCGCGCAAAAAGTTCTATCGCCAAAGAGCGCACGCAAATCCTTTCTCCGATCATATGCTAGAATAGTACGTGCACTGGCTCATATGAATTGCATTATTTCTAACAGACTCTAGCCCTAAATCTCCAGATGATATGGACTGGTCCTCATATTTCCCACACTACGTCCAGGAGGGAACACCAGAGGATCCCTCCAAGCCTCCTAAACTGACAAAAGACGTGGAAATTGTCGATATTGGCTGTGGCTTTGGAGGTCTTCTCGTTGCTCTAGCGCCTAAGCTACCCGACACTCTCACGCTCGGTAAGTGAAGTAAAATGCCGTCAAATAGATGTGTCTAATGTACCCAGGCCTGGAGATCCGAACACAAGTAGCAGGTTACGTTCAAGAACGTATAAAAGCATTGCGATCACAAAACTCGGACAACATGTATCAGAACGTGGGCTGCATCCGAGCAAATACTATGAAGTTTCTCCCcaatttcttcaagaaggctcaactatccaagatcttcatctGCTTTCCCGATCCTCACTTTAAGGCCAGGAAGCACAAAGCCAGAATTGTATCGACAACGTTGAATTCCGAATACGCTTATGCGCTACGACCAGGCGGTATTGTGTATACTATCACCGATGTCGAGGACTTGCACTTGTGGATGGTTCAGCATCTTGAGGCTCATCCTGCTTTCGAGAGGATCtcgaaagaggaagaagaggctgatGAATGCGTCCAGGTCATGTCGACTGAGACTGAGGAGAGTAAGAAGGTTACGAGAAATAACGGACAGAAGTTTGTAGCGTTGTTCCGGAGGCTAGAGGATCCTCCGTGGTAGTTGGAAGTCAATGACAACTTGATGCTCTATCGTTTCACAAGATGCTTTAAATATGCATTGAAACACTTATGCCAACAACCTTGTGATATGGTCATAATCTATGCAGCGTTGAGCTCCAATTCAACCAATGAACATGTGCTATTCTGCTGGCAAGTTCACAAGAAATACCATGTTGAAGTTACTGAGAAAAATACaagactataatattagGAATCTCTTGATACTCGATAGGAGATTATTTGTACCTGCAGGCAATGTCACTCGTCTCTGGCGGGTGCTGGCATGGGTTCCTTGTCCCGCAGACCTGGGCGGGCACCTTATTTTGACAGGGGTCCATCAAAATGACAGCATCCACTGTAATCGACAGCCACCACCTAACCTAACGGCACCTCCACTACctagcaccagcaccagcaccgccaacttcaccacttacatccatcccatcttcGTTCAAGAATGTGGCTCTGAGGTCAACATCCTGGTGATGGCCCTCAAGCGTAGAGATGTTATTGTTGCTGGACTTGCTGCCTTCGTAGCCTGGGGCTTCGCTGCGAGCTGGTCACCTGTCCTCCGCTGGGCAGGCCATGCCTTTGTTGCTGGCTCACTTGTTACTCTCGTCGCCCTCTTAGCCGGTCTCTTTCTCGTATCACGACGGCCAAGCGATCGAATACTACAACCACATGGCGTTACATTTCTCGATAGGAAGGCATGGCGATTAGAGGTGCAGGCACTGCGCCAGCGACAGTCATATACTCCGACTCCAATAGACCCCGAATCACCCCGCGTTTCCGAAGCTATCGACCACTTGCTTGGTCTTATAACCCGGGATTTTGTGAATAGCTGGTACTCAAATATTAGTCGCAACCCGTCCTTTACGAACCAGGTCGATCATGCGGTGCGGCAGGCGTTGCTGAGCTTGACTGATTTCCTTCGTCACAAGGACCTGGCGGAGCTCGTCACTAGCCGTCTTGTTCCTCTCCTCACCGCCCACTTTCGAGACTTCTACGAAGCAGAGAAATCAGTTCGAGGAAAGAAACTCAACCGTTCTGTCACTGAATCTGAAGAGCTGGACCTAGCTATTGCCTCAAAATTTCGTGATGGACGCCTACATCCAGCTGCTTCTTTGTCGTTTCCCGACACCAAGATGGTCCAGCAGGACTACCTCAGGTCTCTTGTCGCAAAGATTGTACCCAGAGTACTACCTGAGAACATGTTGTCCAGTCGAGCTGTATCGATTATTATTCGCGAGATCGTTGCGTGCGCCGTTCTGTTCCCTGTGATCCAACTTCTCTCCGAACCAGACACTTGGAATCAGCTGATGGAGAATCTGGGCCGCTCAATGCTTCAGGATCGATCAACCGTGCGAAAGCTCCGGGCAGCTTTGGACCAGCATGCTCCTTCGACACCCAAAGCCAGCAAGTTAGCTTCCATGCCTAGAGTTGCTCCTGGAGACAGTGAGCGCAAGTTCGAGAAGTTTATCCGTGCTATTCGCAAGGTCAATAACCTATCAGATGCACGTCGTTTTCGTAGCGAAGTCGCTAGTCAACTGAAGAGGGATTCTCTTGAAGACAATCAAGACCAGGTCTACCTTCGTCGATTGGAGATGGGAAAGAGGCTGCTGGACCAACGGGTTAATCATCTCGCTGCAGGTGGCGAGCGTCGTCCGCCTGGTCCTTTGCCTTTACCATCGACTTCTTCACAGTCCAAGCTAGAGAGTGCGCCACTGGTAGATATTCTGCGAGATTCTTCAGCGCTTTCTTACTTTATGGAATATATGGATCGACAAAATCTCATGCCTTTAGTGCAGTTCTGGCTTGTTGTTGACGGATTTCGAAACCCTCTAGAAGATGATGGCCCAGATGACGAATTGCCATCGACCCTGCCAATGTGGACAGATGCCGACCGCCAGGATTTACAACAGATTAACCAGGCCTATCTTTCGAGGCCAGAGTTAAAAGTTCCGGATCATTCGAGGAATGAAGTCAAGGATTTCATCAAGGCAGGAAAGTCAGCCACCCCCTTACAATACTATAGAGCGAGG contains:
- the TRM8 gene encoding tRNA (guanine-N(7)-)-methyltransferase (tRNA(m7G46)-methyltransferase) — encoded protein: MLEYPKSPDDMDWSSYFPHYVQEGTPEDPSKPPKLTKDVEIVDIGCGFGGLLVALAPKLPDTLTLGLEIRTQVAGYVQERIKALRSQNSDNMYQNVGCIRANTMKFLPNFFKKAQLSKIFICFPDPHFKARKHKARIVSTTLNSEYAYALRPGGIVYTITDVEDLHLWMVQHLEAHPAFERISKEEEEADECVQVMSTETEESKKVTRNNGQKFVALFRRLEDPPW